One window of Brevibacillus choshinensis genomic DNA carries:
- a CDS encoding PolC-type DNA polymerase III, which yields MDRTQEQKHRFSLLVKQMDLPAEWVERFFLDGQIDKLELYKQNREWVFRFTLPNMLPADVFHAFTQRLSQTFSHLAKVDASFRYGQKPPLSQIVDEYWDVLLGRVEPALNSLAVTMKTARKQVDQQEIKVYLPTEMTVEVAKKKKADSELLATFQKVTDTSPRFTFHAEESDEAYKAFVEQRNEEERALVEVVMTAAAAESKSSDKTEAITTLMMGYEIKDAPIPICEIQDEERRIVIQGTVFNVEVKELRSGRHLLTFNVSDYTDSLTVKMFSRDKEDVKMLEALKDGMWVKVRGSVQHDTFIRDLVMNANDLNQIEQVVRRDTADEKRVELHCHTPMSALDAVASVKSLVSTAAKWGHPAIAITDHGVVQSFPEAYSVAKKNNIKCILGMEAYVIEDGIDIIYNLTSENNVAIDEHTEYVVFDTETTGLNAAEHTIIEIAAVKMKGSEIIDQWTELIDPQLEIGPKTTEITGITNEMLRGQETLDVVLRKFKEFTGDGILVAHNAEFDKAFINACAKRVGMEPWNNAFLDTLPLARMMYKGMRNYRLGSLAKKFNVELINAHRALDDTVALAHVFQQMLKDIKEAEIKTLAELNERSNAEADYKSGRPFHATILVKNKEGLKNLYKLVSRSHVETFFRWPRIQRSQLTKYREGLLVGTACKDGELMQAILRGKSPEELKEVAAFYDYLELQPVAQYSPLLRNEEIPSLETMKGYHRMIVEMGKELDKPVVATGDVHFLNPQDEIFRDVFLLSKGDPTAGNQPPLYLHTTDEMLEAFSFLGEETAREIVVTNTNAIADMIEDVSPIPDKLYTPIIEGADDELRQMCYDKARLLYGDPLPELVEHRLEKELTSIIKHGFGVIYLISQRLVTKSLTDGYLVGSRGSVGSSFVATMSDITEVNPLPPHYRCPSCKHSEFITDGSIASGFDLPDKECSSCGTSYAKDGQDIPFETFLGFKGDKVPDIDLNFSGDYQPRAHKYTQELFGSDYVYRAGTIGTVAEKTAYGYVRKYADERKMTLRNAEVSRIVNGCTGVKRTTGQHPGGIIVVPDYMEIEDFCPIQFPADDNESEWRTTHFDFHSIHDNLLKLDILGHDDPTVIRMLQDLTGMDPKTIPLDDKKTMSIFSTTEALGVTPEQIGTNMGTLGIPEFGTKFVRQMLEDTKPTTFAELVQISGLSHGTDVWLNNAQDLIRNGTCKLPDVIGCRDDIMVYLIYKGLEPSRAFKIMESVRKGKGVPEEDQVEMRNNNVPEWYIQSCQRIKYMFPKAHATAYVMMAVRIAYFKVHRPLEFYATYFTVRADDFDIPLMVKGSAAIRQKIDEIEGKGHDAQPKEKSLLTVLEMALEMVERGYRFANVDLYASDASRFLIDGDSLIAPFNALPGLGTNAAISIVEARKQGEFLSKEDLLSRSRISKTILEYLEEQGALKGLPESNQLSLF from the coding sequence GTGGACCGTACACAAGAGCAAAAGCATCGTTTCTCCCTGCTGGTCAAGCAAATGGATCTGCCAGCAGAATGGGTGGAGCGTTTTTTTCTGGATGGACAGATTGATAAACTCGAGCTGTACAAGCAAAATCGGGAATGGGTGTTTCGCTTTACGCTGCCCAACATGCTGCCAGCCGACGTATTCCATGCGTTTACGCAACGGTTGTCACAGACGTTTTCGCATTTGGCAAAAGTAGATGCGAGTTTTCGTTATGGGCAAAAACCACCATTATCACAGATCGTAGATGAATATTGGGATGTCCTGCTTGGCAGAGTAGAGCCTGCCCTCAATTCGCTGGCGGTTACGATGAAAACAGCGAGGAAGCAGGTAGATCAGCAAGAGATCAAAGTTTACTTGCCGACCGAAATGACGGTAGAAGTCGCGAAGAAAAAGAAAGCCGACAGCGAGCTGCTAGCGACTTTTCAAAAAGTGACGGACACGTCGCCGAGGTTCACTTTCCATGCCGAGGAGAGTGATGAAGCTTACAAGGCTTTTGTTGAGCAACGAAACGAAGAGGAACGAGCCCTGGTAGAAGTCGTAATGACGGCTGCTGCGGCTGAAAGCAAGTCTTCTGACAAGACCGAAGCCATCACCACCTTAATGATGGGCTATGAGATCAAGGATGCGCCCATTCCGATCTGCGAGATTCAGGATGAAGAGCGTCGTATTGTTATCCAAGGTACCGTGTTCAATGTCGAGGTCAAGGAGCTGCGCAGTGGTCGACACTTGCTTACGTTTAACGTGTCGGACTATACAGACTCACTCACGGTCAAAATGTTTTCTCGCGACAAGGAAGACGTCAAGATGCTGGAAGCCCTCAAGGATGGCATGTGGGTGAAGGTAAGAGGTAGCGTACAGCATGATACCTTTATTCGAGATCTTGTGATGAATGCCAATGATCTCAATCAGATTGAGCAAGTCGTGCGTCGAGATACGGCTGACGAGAAGCGAGTGGAACTGCACTGTCATACACCGATGAGTGCATTGGATGCGGTCGCCTCCGTTAAATCACTGGTATCGACAGCGGCGAAATGGGGTCATCCGGCGATCGCTATAACGGACCATGGAGTCGTACAGTCATTCCCAGAGGCATATTCTGTTGCGAAGAAAAACAACATCAAGTGTATTCTAGGGATGGAAGCGTACGTAATCGAAGACGGGATTGATATCATCTACAATCTCACCTCTGAAAACAACGTCGCCATCGATGAACATACTGAATATGTGGTGTTTGATACGGAGACGACAGGTCTAAATGCCGCAGAACATACGATTATCGAGATCGCTGCTGTAAAGATGAAAGGCTCTGAGATCATCGATCAATGGACGGAATTGATCGACCCACAATTGGAAATTGGACCGAAAACGACTGAGATCACAGGAATTACGAATGAAATGCTGCGTGGTCAAGAGACACTCGACGTTGTTCTTCGCAAATTTAAGGAATTTACGGGAGATGGCATTCTAGTCGCCCATAATGCTGAATTCGATAAAGCGTTTATCAATGCATGTGCGAAACGAGTTGGCATGGAACCTTGGAACAACGCATTTTTGGACACGTTGCCTTTGGCTCGCATGATGTATAAAGGAATGCGGAACTATCGCTTGGGCAGTTTGGCCAAAAAATTTAACGTAGAGTTGATCAATGCTCACCGTGCGTTGGATGATACCGTTGCACTGGCCCATGTGTTCCAGCAAATGCTCAAAGATATCAAGGAAGCAGAAATCAAAACGCTCGCAGAGTTAAACGAGCGAAGTAACGCGGAAGCGGATTATAAGAGCGGACGTCCATTCCACGCGACCATTCTCGTGAAAAACAAGGAAGGGCTCAAAAACCTGTACAAGCTGGTGAGTCGCTCCCATGTTGAAACTTTCTTCAGATGGCCTCGGATTCAACGCAGCCAGTTGACGAAGTACAGAGAAGGTCTGCTCGTAGGAACGGCATGTAAAGATGGAGAGCTGATGCAGGCGATCTTACGCGGGAAATCTCCTGAGGAGCTAAAGGAAGTTGCTGCTTTCTATGACTACTTGGAGCTTCAGCCCGTCGCACAATATTCACCTCTCTTGCGCAATGAAGAAATACCGAGCCTGGAGACGATGAAGGGCTACCACCGTATGATTGTGGAAATGGGCAAAGAGCTGGATAAGCCCGTCGTTGCGACAGGGGACGTACACTTCCTCAATCCGCAGGATGAGATCTTCCGCGATGTCTTTTTGTTATCCAAAGGGGATCCAACAGCGGGTAACCAGCCTCCACTTTACTTGCACACGACGGATGAAATGCTGGAGGCATTCTCTTTCCTGGGAGAAGAAACCGCACGCGAGATTGTCGTGACGAATACGAATGCCATAGCTGACATGATCGAGGATGTCAGCCCAATTCCGGATAAGCTGTACACGCCTATCATCGAGGGTGCAGATGACGAGCTGCGCCAGATGTGCTACGACAAAGCCAGATTACTTTATGGCGACCCACTGCCAGAACTGGTAGAGCACCGTTTGGAAAAGGAATTGACCAGTATTATCAAGCACGGCTTCGGCGTGATTTATTTGATTTCCCAACGTCTGGTGACAAAGTCACTGACAGATGGCTATCTCGTAGGTTCACGGGGATCGGTAGGTTCCTCTTTCGTCGCTACGATGTCGGATATTACCGAGGTTAATCCATTACCGCCGCATTACCGTTGTCCGAGCTGCAAGCACAGTGAATTCATTACGGATGGTTCGATCGCGTCCGGATTTGACCTGCCGGATAAAGAATGTTCGTCTTGTGGCACGAGCTATGCGAAGGATGGACAGGACATTCCGTTCGAAACGTTCCTAGGCTTCAAAGGGGACAAGGTACCGGATATTGACTTGAACTTCTCAGGGGACTATCAGCCACGTGCGCATAAATACACCCAGGAGTTGTTCGGATCGGACTATGTTTATCGAGCGGGCACGATCGGTACCGTAGCGGAAAAAACAGCTTACGGTTACGTCCGCAAATACGCCGATGAACGAAAAATGACTCTGCGCAATGCGGAAGTATCGCGCATTGTAAATGGCTGCACGGGCGTAAAACGGACGACAGGACAGCACCCGGGCGGGATTATCGTTGTTCCGGACTACATGGAAATTGAAGATTTTTGTCCGATTCAGTTCCCAGCGGATGATAACGAGTCAGAATGGCGCACCACTCATTTTGACTTCCACTCGATTCATGATAACTTGTTAAAACTTGATATTCTGGGACACGACGATCCCACGGTGATACGGATGCTGCAAGACTTGACGGGCATGGATCCGAAAACCATTCCGCTGGATGACAAGAAGACCATGTCGATTTTCAGTACGACGGAAGCATTAGGAGTGACTCCTGAGCAAATCGGTACGAATATGGGAACATTGGGAATCCCCGAATTTGGTACCAAATTCGTACGTCAAATGCTTGAAGATACTAAGCCGACCACGTTTGCCGAGCTGGTTCAGATTTCCGGTTTGTCTCACGGAACGGACGTTTGGTTGAATAACGCTCAAGATTTGATTCGCAATGGTACGTGTAAGCTGCCTGACGTTATTGGTTGTCGTGATGACATCATGGTTTACTTGATTTACAAAGGCCTGGAACCTTCACGTGCATTTAAGATCATGGAGTCGGTGCGGAAAGGGAAGGGCGTGCCAGAGGAAGATCAGGTAGAGATGCGGAACAACAACGTTCCTGAATGGTATATCCAGTCATGTCAACGAATTAAGTACATGTTCCCGAAAGCGCATGCCACCGCATACGTGATGATGGCCGTACGCATTGCCTACTTCAAGGTGCATCGCCCGCTGGAGTTTTACGCGACGTACTTTACCGTTCGCGCAGATGATTTCGACATTCCTCTAATGGTAAAAGGCTCGGCGGCTATTCGACAAAAAATTGATGAGATCGAAGGGAAAGGCCATGACGCGCAGCCAAAAGAAAAATCGTTGCTAACCGTACTGGAGATGGCCTTGGAAATGGTGGAGCGTGGTTATCGTTTTGCCAATGTCGATCTGTATGCATCCGATGCCTCCCGCTTTTTGATCGACGGGGATTCCTTGATCGCGCCATTTAATGCGCTGCCTGGATTAGGGACGAATGCTGCGATCAGCATCGTAGAAGCGAGAAAGCAAGGAGAGTTCCTATCCAAGGAAGACTTGCTCTCTCGTTCGCGAATCTCCAAGACCATTTTGGAGTATCTGGAGGAGCAGGGCGCCCTGAAAGGATTGCCAGAATCAAACCAGCTGTCCTTGTTCTAA